One Alnus glutinosa chromosome 3, dhAlnGlut1.1, whole genome shotgun sequence genomic region harbors:
- the LOC133864098 gene encoding uncharacterized protein LOC133864098, with amino-acid sequence MSDGEDSDLEAPEELTADQAKEQHEEIKKIEKENKARVVREGKERRRLWAQKLTPRPSRKGESIQGAVEDETQQESVGNEGMLPDDIVKVIAAREKKVFLSDSEDEKPEVEPTKRKKKPKTLGVETIILKDMKPAQCLQNSLEFLKKRKMEVSRSSAVLNNSNQALRLISNSGLINKK; translated from the exons ATGTCGGATGGAGAAGATAGCGATTTGGAGGCACCCGAGGAATTGACAGCCGATCAG GCTAAAGAACAACACGAGGAGATAAAGAAAATCGAGAAAGAAAATAAGGCCAG GGTTGTCCGTGAAGGAAAAGAACGTCGTAGGCTATGGGCACAAAAGTTAACTCCACGACCATCTAGAAAAGGTGAAAGTATCCAAGGTGCAGTGGAAGATGAAACGCAGCAAGAGTCTGTGGGCAATGAGGGGATGCTTCCAGATGACATTGTTAAAGTGATTGCAGCTCGTGAGAA AAAAGTTTTCTTATCAGACTCAGAGGATGAGAAGCCTGAGGTAGAGCCcactaaaagaaagaaaaaacccaaaaccttgGG GGtagaaactattattttgaaGGACATGAAACCTGCTCAATGCTTGCAGAATTCCTTAGAGTTcttgaagaaaaggaaaatggagGTATCGAGGTCATCTGCGGTTTTAAACAATTCCAACCAAGCATTGCGTCTCATTTCAAATTCTGGCTTGATTAATAAGAAGTGA